In Nocardioides bizhenqiangii, the DNA window GCGCTTCTGGGCGGTCATCAGCTTGTGGATGCGGTTGATGAACTGGAAGGTCTTGGGCCGGTTCTTGATCACGACCAGGTCGTTCCAGCCGGCGTTCGTGCCGCCGGAGTTGAGGTTGGACGACGACATCATGACGACGTTGTTGGCCGTGCCGCTGTGCGACATCGCGTAGATCTTGGAGTGCATGTTCGCCTCGGCGCCGCCTCGGCAGGCTCCGGAGCACTTGAGGACGTAGCTCCCGTCCTTGCCCCAGGTGACCTCCCGGCCGGTGGGCTCCCTGATGCTCCGGTTGGCCTGCCGGGCGGTCATGGTCGGGATCGCCTCGCGGTCGCCGCGCTGGCGGAGACCGCCCTGGTCGGCCGGGAGTGCCCGGTTGCAGCGCCCGGCCCGGGGGTCGTTGTCGGCGATGCCGTTGCGGTCCCGGTCGCGGACGTTGTCGGCGTTCAGCGTCGTGATCAGCTTGCGGGAAGGCGCAGAGGCCACGTCCCGGTCGATGATCACGCGCACCGAGACGCCGCGGCGGCAGGCGTCGATCAGGGCGGCGGCGCTGATCTTGCGGTCGAAGAGATAGCCGGTCACCAAGATCACCGGGTGCGGGTCCCGCCGGGTTGGCCGGACGTTCCTGAACGCCTGCTCGACGGTCCGCACGATCCGCGTGTTGTCCGTGGTCGAGCCCCACGGGTCCGGCTCGTTGAAGGTCGCGCCGCCGTCGGGCTCGTAGCCACTCGCTGACAGCGGTACCAGGGTCACCGACAGCAGGGCTGCCACGAGGGCGACGGCTCGACGCATGGATTCACTTCCCCCATATCCGGGTCGTGGGCGGCGGGAGCGCCCCCACGAGCACAGTGATGGTAACTGCCGATCCGTGACCATCTGTGACAGATACCGAAGTCCGGCGCTAACGAACGGAAAACGATGCTCCTAGGAGTGCGCTGAACAATCCGGCCGTCGCGAGCGGCGCATCCGCGGGATGCTCCGCAAGGCGCGGTCGCGACGGCGCTGTCGGCCCATCTCCGAGCGGCCGCAACGCCGCGGAGCGCCCGCGGGGCGTCGCGCAGCAGGGCGGATTGTTCAGCGGACTCCTAGGGCACGGTCACCCGGTCCGCCACGGCCTCGCGCACCATCGCGTCGAGCAGCTCGGGGTACGACGTCCCGACGGCGGCGAACATCCGCGGCACCTGTGAGTGCTCGGTGAAGCCGGGGATCGTGTTGACCTCGTTGAGGACGGGACCGCGGTCGGTCAGGAAGAAGTCGACCCGGGCGACGCCCGCGCAGCCGAGGGCGTCGTACACGGCGACGGCTGCGCTCTCGAGCGCTGCCCGGTCGGCGTCGGAGACCGGCGCCGGGATGCGGAACTGCGCCGATCCGTCGTACTTGCTGTCCAGGTCGAAGATCCCGGACGCCGGCACGACGATCTCCAGGGCCGGCGGGACGGTCCGGGTGCCGTCCGCCCGGCCGAACACGGCGAGGTCGATCTCGCGGCCGACCACGACGTCCTCGACCAGTACCCGGTCGTCCACCGCGAACGCGGCGTCGAGCGCGGCTGCGAGGTCGGAGGCGGCGCGGACCATGGACACCCCGTGGCTGGATCCTGCCGCGACCGGCTTCACGACCACCGGGTGCGTGAAGGTCTCCGTGTCGGCCGTGGAGCGGGTCACCAGCCGGCCCGGAGCGGTCGGCACGCCGATCGCCTCCGCGACCAGCTTGGTGGCCCACTTGTCCATGGCCACCGCGCTCGCGCCGAGGGAGGAGCCGACGTACGGCACGTCCGCCAGGTCGCACAGCGCAGCGAGGGTGCCGTCCTCGCCGCCGGGACCGTGCAGCATGGGTACGGCGACCTGGCAGTCGCGCAGGACGTCGATCGCGCCGGCCAGGCCGATCGGGAGCGCCGCACCGTCGCGCCACATCCCGTCCCGGTCGATCGTCAGCCGTACGACGTCGTGGCCGGCGGCGGTCAGGGCGTTGCCGGCCGCCGCCGCCGAGGCGAGCGAGACGTCGTGCTCACAGCTGGTGCCGCCGCCGATCACGGCCACGCGTAACGGGTTCATCGGATCCTCGTCAGGGTCGGACGGTTCGAGTCGACCGGCGGGTCGCCCACCGTGACGCGATGGAGGCGGGGGCCGAGCCCGGTGACGATCTCATGCTCGAGGGTCTCCGCCCAGCCGGCCCACTCCGCCGCGGTCGGCTCGCCGGCGTCGCCGGGCCCGAAGATCGTCGCCAGGTCGCCCTCGCGAGCGCCCTCGTACCCGTCGTCGGGGCCGAGGTCGACGATGGTCATGTCCATGGAGATCCGCCCGACGACGGGCCGGCGACGTCCGCCCACCAGCACCTCGGCCCGGTTGGAGGCCAGCCGCGGCAGGCCGTCGGCGTACCCCACGGCCAGCAGGCCGAGCCGGGTGTCGTAGGGGGTCCGCCAGCTGTGGCCGTAGCCGACCGACGTGCCCGCCGTGACGTCACGAACCTGCACCAAGGGGGCGGTCAGGGTGAGCGCGGGCCGGAGCGGGGCGGTATGGGACTCGTCGATGCCGACCAGTCCGGCGCCGATCCGGCTCATCGTGTGGTGACTGAGCGGATCGCTGGCGGTGGCCGCGGTCGCGGCGAGGTGGTGGTCGCCGGGGGTGAGCCCGAGCTCCTGCGCAGCCTGCAGCCCCCAGTCGAACCGGGCCCGGCCGGCGGCGTTCGCCGGGTCGGCAGGACGGTCGGCGCACGGGAGATGCCCCATCACACCGACGACCGACAGCTCACCGGCCGTCTGGGCCGCGAGGGCAGCGCCGCACAGCGCGATCCACTCGTCGGGGCTGGCCCCGTCGCGGGCCATGCCGGTGTCCAGCTGCAGGTGGACGTCCAGGCCGGGCGCCGCCCGCACCGCCGCGAGATGGGCCATGCCGGGTACGGCGACCTCGATCCCGTGCGCCGCCGCGGCCGCGAAGTCGGCGTCGGTCGGGTTCAGCCAGCTCAGGATCCGCTCGGTGAAGCCGGCCGCCCGCAGGGCGAACGCCTCGGCGAGGCTGGTGACGCCGAACCGGGTCGCTCCGCCGGCGAGTGCCGCGCGGGCGACGGCGACCGTGCCGTGGCCGAACGCGTCGGCCTTCACCACCGCCATCACCTCGCCACGGGTCACGGCGCCCATGGTCCGGACGTTCGCAGTGACGGCCGCCGTGTCGATGACGAGGGTCGGGACGGAACCTGGACGTGCTGCATCGGCCGTCGCGGCCGCCGGCGTCACGCCGGCGCCTCGAGCACGGCGTTCGGACCGACCGGTGGCCCGGCCGCGAGGTTCGTCATGGGGCCATGGTGCCTGCTGCCTGGGTAAATCGAGGACATCCCGAACCCGGCGGTGGTTCGGGATGTCGCTCTATCGATGGCGGAGGTAGGGGGATTCGAACCCCCGAGGGCGTTAACCCAACCCGCTTTCCAAGCGAGCGCCATAGGCCACTAGGCGATACCTCCGCCGAGGAGGCTACCGGGACCGTGACCGGCCGATGAAATCGCCTTGGCCACCATCATCTAGAGTTGGGGCAACCCCCCGTGCGGCGGCATCTCGCCCAACTCCCCCAGGGTCGGAAGACAGCAAGGGTAAGTGAGCTCTGTCGGGTGCATGGGGGGCCTCTGTTTTTCCGCGAATCGGGCGACTTTGCCCGTCGAGCCCGCCCGGTTCGACCGGCAGACCTCCCCGATTCGCGGTCGTACGGCGGCGCCGGTTACGGGCGTCGGAGCAGGCGTCTAGGGTCTGACTGTGGATTCCCCGCTCGCGCTCTACCGCCGCTACCGGCCGGAGACCTTCGCCGAGGTCATCGGCCAGGAGCACGTGACCGAGCCGCTCCGCGCCGCGTTGGCGGGCAACCGGGTCAACCACGCCTACCTGTTCTCCGGCCCGCGGGGGTGCGGCAAGACCACGAGCGCCCGGATCCTGGCCCGTGCCCTCAACTGCGAGCAGGCGCCCGTCGCCGATCCCTGCGGCGAGTGCGACAGCTGTCGTGACCTGGCCCGCAACGGCTCCGGGTCGATCGACGTGATCGAGATCGACGCGGCGTCGCACGGTGGTGTCGACGACGCCCGCGAGCTGCGGGAGAAGGCGTTCTTCGCGCCGGTGCGGAGCCGCTACAAGGTCTACATCATCGACGAGGCGCACATGGTGACCACGCAGGGCTTCAACGCCCTGCTCAAGCTGGTCGAGGAGCCGCCTCCGCACCTGCGGTTCATCTTCGCCACGACGGAGCCGGACAAGGTGATCCCCACCATCCGGTCACGCACCCACCACTACCCGTTCCGCCTGATCCCGCCACGGCTGCTGTCGTCGTACCTCTCCGAGCTGTGCGAGCTCGAGGGGGTCACCATCGAGCCGACGGCCCTGCCGCTGGTGGTCCGGGCCGGTGCCGGGTCCGCGCGCGACACCCTCTCCG includes these proteins:
- a CDS encoding phospholipase D-like domain-containing protein — encoded protein: MRRAVALVAALLSVTLVPLSASGYEPDGGATFNEPDPWGSTTDNTRIVRTVEQAFRNVRPTRRDPHPVILVTGYLFDRKISAAALIDACRRGVSVRVIIDRDVASAPSRKLITTLNADNVRDRDRNGIADNDPRAGRCNRALPADQGGLRQRGDREAIPTMTARQANRSIREPTGREVTWGKDGSYVLKCSGACRGGAEANMHSKIYAMSHSGTANNVVMMSSSNLNSGGTNAGWNDLVVIKNRPKTFQFINRIHKLMTAQKRAGRRLVELKDGPYTTRIFPMIGVGKERDPLMVDLRKVKCSSAFGPTQIYIQQFWWNGRRGNYIWDKIHSLARNGCKVHVIFGAVDSGLLRRMKAARSNNFEIWDSRWDSADVDGCVNTRTHMKNVAIRGTYGTNRRYAGVWTGTANWATGSLTKGDENTVNIRSASLYNRYVQRWRVVRSHSSLTWTHDQPDPPIDCTDD
- a CDS encoding D-alanine--D-alanine ligase family protein, translating into MNPLRVAVIGGGTSCEHDVSLASAAAAGNALTAAGHDVVRLTIDRDGMWRDGAALPIGLAGAIDVLRDCQVAVPMLHGPGGEDGTLAALCDLADVPYVGSSLGASAVAMDKWATKLVAEAIGVPTAPGRLVTRSTADTETFTHPVVVKPVAAGSSHGVSMVRAASDLAAALDAAFAVDDRVLVEDVVVGREIDLAVFGRADGTRTVPPALEIVVPASGIFDLDSKYDGSAQFRIPAPVSDADRAALESAAVAVYDALGCAGVARVDFFLTDRGPVLNEVNTIPGFTEHSQVPRMFAAVGTSYPELLDAMVREAVADRVTVP
- the alr gene encoding alanine racemase, coding for MGAVTRGEVMAVVKADAFGHGTVAVARAALAGGATRFGVTSLAEAFALRAAGFTERILSWLNPTDADFAAAAAHGIEVAVPGMAHLAAVRAAPGLDVHLQLDTGMARDGASPDEWIALCGAALAAQTAGELSVVGVMGHLPCADRPADPANAAGRARFDWGLQAAQELGLTPGDHHLAATAATASDPLSHHTMSRIGAGLVGIDESHTAPLRPALTLTAPLVQVRDVTAGTSVGYGHSWRTPYDTRLGLLAVGYADGLPRLASNRAEVLVGGRRRPVVGRISMDMTIVDLGPDDGYEGAREGDLATIFGPGDAGEPTAAEWAGWAETLEHEIVTGLGPRLHRVTVGDPPVDSNRPTLTRIR